Proteins co-encoded in one Arachis hypogaea cultivar Tifrunner chromosome 13, arahy.Tifrunner.gnm2.J5K5, whole genome shotgun sequence genomic window:
- the LOC112737661 gene encoding heavy metal-associated isoprenylated plant protein 3-like: MGEKNKDASNDNKKKKEKEETTPATTLIFNIDMHCDGCTNKITRCLRRFQALKLNVVVNGVESVKEETGIDKFLVDASKLRDKLTNKNKKNVDLSSSATNFNTNKDSNKKPKEKEAPVTTVVLKVALHCQGCIERIQSTIFKIKGVNDVAIDKEKETVTVKGTMDAKALVGSLTNRLKRKVEVVPPRKDNKDADKAKAKDKDKDKGKEKEGIVAVGKNKKKSGGDGDGEGKLKQNKMESPTLMPYNGGYGYDCNYGSFYMGQVHAPQIFSEENPNACSIM; encoded by the exons ATGGGCGAG AAGAACAAGGATGCTTCCAATGataacaagaagaagaaggagaaggaagaaaCCACTCCCGCTACCACACTCATCTTCAACATCGACATGCACTGCGACGGTTGCACTAACAAAATAACTCGATGCCTTCGCCGCTTTCAAG CATTGAAATTGAACGTTGTTGTTAACGGGGTGGAGAGTGTGAAGGAAGAAACCGGCATTGACAAGTTCTTAGTTGACGCTTCCAAATTGAGAGACAAACTCACCAACAAGAATAAGAAGAACGTCGATCTCAGCTCTTCTGCCACCAACTTCAACACCAACAAAGACAGCAACAAGAAACCCAAGGAAAAAGAG GCTCCAGTGACAACAGTGGTGTTGAAGGTGGCATTACATTGCCAAGGCTGCATTGAGAGGATTCAAAGCACCATCTTCAAGATCAAAGGTGTTAATGACGTGGCTATAGACAAGGAGAAGGAAACTGTGACTGTGAAGGGAACAATGGACGCCAAAGCTCTGGTGGGGAGCTTGACCAACAGACTCAAGAGGAAGGTCGAAGTTGTCCCTCCTAGGAAGGACAATAAGGATGCTGACAAAGCTAAAGCTAAAGACAAAGACAAAGACAAaggcaaagaaaaagaaggaattgTAGCTgttggaaagaacaagaaaaagagtggtggtgatggtgatgggGAGGGAAAATTGAAGCAGAACAAAATGGAGTCCCCAACATTGATGCCATATAATGGTGGTTATGGCTATGACTGCAACTATGGGTCATTTTACATGGGACAAGTCCATGCACCACAGATCTTCAGTGAAGAAAATCCAAATGCTTGTTCTATTATGTGA